In a single window of the Branchiostoma floridae strain S238N-H82 chromosome 2, Bfl_VNyyK, whole genome shotgun sequence genome:
- the LOC118410674 gene encoding steryl-sulfatase-like has product MARLVWLAFLSATLTLSHGNDRPNFVFFVADDLGIGDVGCFGNDTIRTPNIDSIAAKGAKLTQDLAAAPVCTPSRAAFLTGRYPIRYGMVGMDGPVTLVRLATPTGLPRSEVTFPQLAKDHGYRTALIGKWHLGMNCVWAGDHCQHPNKFGFDYYYGPLYGNGPGCHPDAESFFGPRIAQIIYSRLHLWEISTSIFVAILALKYFKYIQWKTVFLLSVFGWSLAAYPYVVLTKGVRRLNCVMMRDGDIIEMPFDISTMTPRMTLEAVKFLEESKTKNEPFLLEVSFSNVHTALFPYKEFRGKSRHGLYGDSVEEMDWSVGVVMATLERLGLTDNTFVYFTSDNGGHIESGDDGGSNGIYKGGKGQAASEGGIRMPTIVQWPRKIKPGTIVSEATSQMDIFPTVADIIGAPLPQDRVMDGRNILPLLGGAEVTSPHDFLFHYCDEYVHAVRYRPKEGNVTWKAHFVSYNWDPGTTGCYTTFICRCGGPEVTYNDPPLLYDVTNDPAEDRPISAVSDPRYAVVIDVIKKAVEEQNESLTDVKKQFGISNFIPLPWLQECCNFPFCDCQEDVDLSSLQIGG; this is encoded by the exons AACTCCAAATATCGACAGTATAGCTGCTAAGGGAGCAAAGTTGACTCAGGATCTGGCTGCTGCACCTGTCTGTACCCCCAGCAGAGCAGCATTCCTTACGGGACGATATCCTATCAGATATG gaaTGGTTGGAATGGACGGACCGGTGACGCTTGTACGGTTGGCCACCCCAACTGGGTTACCGCGGTCAGAGGTCACTTTCCCCCAACTGGCAAAGGATCATGGGTATCGAACGGCATTGATAG GAAAATGGCATCTTGGGATGAACTGCGTGTGGGCAGGAGACCACTGTCAACACCCCAATAAGTTCGGTTTCGACTATTATTACGGACCGCTCTATGGTAACGGTCCGGGCTGTCACCCAGATGCGGAATCATTTTTTGGACCGCGAATTGCTCAAATAATTTACAGTCGTTTACACTTGTGGGAGATTTCGACGTCAATCTTTGTTGCCATCTTGGCACTCAAATACTTCAAGTACATTCAGTGGAAAACGGTGTTTCTGTTGTCCGTATTTGGTTGGTCACTTGCGGCCTATCCGTACGTAGTCCTGACCAAGGGCGTGAGACGTCTAAATTGCGTCATGATGAGAGATGGCGATATCATAGAAATGCCGTTCGATATCTCCACGATGACGCCCAGAATGACACTTGAAGCCGTCAAGTTTCTCGAAGAAAGCAAAACCAAAAACGAACCTTTCTTGTTGGAAGTCTCTTTCTCCAACGTGCACACTGCGCTATTTCCTTATAAGGAATTCCGCGGGAAAAGTCGACACGGTCTCTATGGCGACAGCGTGGAGGAGATGGATTGGAGCGTCggggttgtcatggcaaccttAGAACGGCTCGGTCTGACGGACAACACGTTTGTGTACTTCACGTCTGATAACGGCGGCCATATTGAAAGTGGGGACGACGGAGGGTCGAACGGGATATACAAAG GAGGCAAAGGCCAGGCAGCTTCTGAGGGGGGAATCCGTATGCCTACAATTGTGCAGTGGCCGAG GAAGATCAAGCCCGGTACCATAGTGTCGGAGGCCACGAGTCAGATGGACATTTTCCCCACCGTAGCAGACATCATCGGGGCCCCACTTCCCCAGGATAGGGTGATGGACGGGCGGAACATCCTCCCGTTGCTAGGCGGGGCCGAGGTGACGTCACCACATGACTTCCTGTTTCACTACTGTGATGAATATGTACACGCTGTAAGGTACAGGCCCAAGGAAG GAAATGTGACATGGAAAGCCCACTTTGTTTCCTACAACTGGGACCCCGGTACTACAGGCTGCTACACTACGTTCATCTGCCGGTGCGGAGGTCCGGAAGTCACGTACAACGATCCGCCATTGttgtatgacgtcaccaacGACCCCGCTGAAGATCGACCAATCAGCGCCGTCTCTGACCCTCGATACGCTGTAGTCATCGACGTCATCAAAAAGGCTGTGGAAGAGCAGAACGAGTCTCTGACTGATGTTAAAAAACAGTTTGGGATATCAAATTTCATCCCTCTCCCATGGTTACAGGAATGTTGTAACTTTCCTTTCTGTGATTGTCAGGAGGATGTCGATTTGTCTTCTCTTCAGATTGGTGGCTAA